The genomic DNA TCACGAGGAGCGGCAGTTCGGGGCGGAGCACGCGCAGGCTCCGGATCGCTTCGTCGCCTTCCTCGCCCTCCAGGAAATGGTCGAGAAGAATCGCCTCGATTTCGCGGCCTTCTTCCGACTGGAGGAGGAGGGTCGCCGCCTCGATGTCGGGCGCGCCCATCACCCACCAGCCGGCGCGGGCGCAAATCGCGGTCACGAGCCGGCGCTGGGCGGGCTCGTCGTCGATCAGCAGCAGGCAACGGGTGGCGTCGGGGCGCATCGCATTCCTTCCGTCGGTGTTCTCGAAGCTATGTACGCAGCGGCGGTAAAGGCGGACTTAAGCTTGCGGCACTTTCGGGCTTGGGGCGCGGGGCGGGGCTTGATAAGGATGCCCGGCATCGGAACACCGCAAAGAGGAAAAGATGGCGAACGAGGGCGATCACGGCATGGACATGCCGGCGCATGAGCGCAGCTACGAGCTGTTCTATGTGCTGATGAAATGGGGGACGATCATCAGCTTCGTGGTGGCGATGTTCGTGGTGTTCGTCCTGATCGCGTAGCAGAGGGGGTTGGGGGGATGAAGATCGCGGTCCTGAAGGAAACGTCCGAAGGGGAGCGCCGCGTCGCCGCGACCCCCGAGACGGTCAAGAAATATATCGCGCTGGGCGCCACCGTGTCTGTCGAGACGGGTGCAGGCGATGCCGCCGCGATCGCCGACGCCGATTATGCGGCGATGGGCGCCACCGTTGGCCCGCGCGCCGATGCGCTCAAGGACGCCGACGCGATCCTCGCGGTGCAGGGCCCGGATGCCGCCTCGATCGCCGGGGCCAAGCCCGGCGCTTATGTGATCGCCGCGCTCGATCCCTTTCGTCAGCGCGAGCGGATTGACGGCTATGCCTCCGCGGGCCTGTCGGCGCTGGCGATGGAGTTCATGCCCCGCATAACCCGCGCGCAGTCAATGGATATCCTTTCCTCGCAGTCGAACCTCTCAGGCTACAAGGCGGTGCTCGACGGCGCCGCCGAATATGGCCGCGCCTTTCCGATGATGATGACGGCGGCGGGCACCGTCTCCGCCGCGCGCGTGTTCGTGATGGGCGTCGGCGTGGCCGGTCTCCAGGCGATCGCGACCGCGCGGCGCCTCGGCGCGCAGGTCTCCGCCACCGACGTCCGCTCCGCGACCAAGGAGCAGATCGAGAGCCTCGGCGCCAAGGCAATCTTCGTCCAGGACGTGAAAGGCATCGAGGGCGAGGGCGCGGGCGGCTACGCCACCGAGATGTCGGACGAGTATAAGGCGGCGCAGGCCGCGCTCGTCTCCAGCCACATCGCCAAGCAGGATATCGTCATCACCACCGCGCTGATCCCCGGCCGCCCGGCGCCGCGGCTGATCTCGGACGCGCAGATCGCCTCGATGCGGCCGGGCAGCGTCATCGTCGATCTGGCGGTGGAGCAGGGCGGCAACGTCGAGGGCGCGGTCGCGGGGCAGGTGGTCGAGAGGCACGGCGTCAAGATCGTCGGCCACCGCAACGTGCCGTCGCGGCTGGCCTACGACGCGTCGGCGCTGTTCTCGCGGAACCTCTACAATTTCCTGAGCGCTTTCTGGGACAAGGAGAAAGCCGCGCCGGTGCTGCCCGAGGACGACGAGATCGTGAAGGGCATCACGCTGACGCGCGGCGGCAAGATCGTGCACGAGCGGCTGCTGGCCGCCTGACGGAGATGGTTATGCGTGGCGGCGGATGGATCGTGGCGATGGGTGCACTGGCGCTTGCCGGCTGTGCCTCGACGTCGCCGCGGACCGGCTGGAGCCGCGCGCCCGATCTCGCGGTCTACGCCGCGATGGACACCGCGGGCGATCTCGCGCGCGAGCAGGAAGTGCTGTGCCTCGGCCGTGATCCCGGCGGCGTGGACGAACGGTGGCAGCGCGACTTCGGCGCGCGGCGGGACTGGATCGCCGCGGCGCTCGCCCAGCGTTATGGCGCGGAGGCGGTGCGCCGTGCCGAGGGCGGCAGGACTGGCCGCCCGCGCTGCGAGACGCTGGCGATCGAGCAGCCGTGGCGCCGCAGCTACGAACGGCTGCTGAAACAGCTCGAATTGCGTTTCTATCCCAAAGACCATTGGCGCGGCTGATCGCGCCCGCGATCGGCGCGGCCCTGCTGCTCGCCGGTTGCGAGCGGCCACCCGAAGACACTGCGGCCGATCCCGTTCGCCGCGCCGCCTATCAGGTGCATCTCGCCCTCGCGCGGCTCAAGGCCTGCGACGACAAGGACGAATTGCGCTCTGCCGAGACACGCTTACTGGAGCTGACCCGTCTCGCGATGCCCATCGGCCGCGATCGCGCGATCTGGCTTGGCGGCAACGACTGGAGCGCGGTGATGGCGCAGGGCCGCCCGGTTACCTGTCCCGGAACCCCGCGTGCTCGGGCTGCGGCCGATCAGGCGCTTGATGCACTAGGTGATGTGTTGGGAAACGTCGAATAAAGTCCGTCATTGCGAGCGCAAGCGAAGCAATCCAGACGCCCGTGGATTGCCGCGCCGCTGTGCGGCTCGCAATGACGAGACTGCGCTACTTGCCCAGCCTCGGGATGACGAGTTCCAGCCGGTTGACGCCCCCCGTGGCGGCATAGCTCAGGACGCGCGACCAGGCCTGCACCATCGCGATGCCCGCGCCGCCGCCGCGGTCGCTGGCTGCCGGATCGGGCGCCGGCGCGCCACGTGGATCGAAATGCGCGCCGGGGTCCTCCAGCGTCAGCGCGATGTCGTCGCCCAGCGTCGCGAGGCTGAGCTCGATGCACTGGTCGGACCGCACGCCGCCATGTTCCATCACGTTG from Allosphingosinicella indica includes the following:
- a CDS encoding Re/Si-specific NAD(P)(+) transhydrogenase subunit alpha, which produces MKIAVLKETSEGERRVAATPETVKKYIALGATVSVETGAGDAAAIADADYAAMGATVGPRADALKDADAILAVQGPDAASIAGAKPGAYVIAALDPFRQRERIDGYASAGLSALAMEFMPRITRAQSMDILSSQSNLSGYKAVLDGAAEYGRAFPMMMTAAGTVSAARVFVMGVGVAGLQAIATARRLGAQVSATDVRSATKEQIESLGAKAIFVQDVKGIEGEGAGGYATEMSDEYKAAQAALVSSHIAKQDIVITTALIPGRPAPRLISDAQIASMRPGSVIVDLAVEQGGNVEGAVAGQVVERHGVKIVGHRNVPSRLAYDASALFSRNLYNFLSAFWDKEKAAPVLPEDDEIVKGITLTRGGKIVHERLLAA
- a CDS encoding ATP-binding protein codes for the protein MADGESKSISIAWNLPAPSAVSAAVRAAEVFAGAAGLGAGDAARLAIIIEELVTNVMEHGGVRSDQCIELSLATLGDDIALTLEDPGAHFDPRGAPAPDPAASDRGGGAGIAMVQAWSRVLSYAATGGVNRLELVIPRLGK
- a CDS encoding aa3-type cytochrome c oxidase subunit IV — encoded protein: MANEGDHGMDMPAHERSYELFYVLMKWGTIISFVVAMFVVFVLIA